Part of the Erwinia amylovora genome is shown below.
CTAACGAAAAAATTCCCCGGGATATCATTTATCATATAGATCGAATCGGTAACTTGACTGACATCACTGTATTTGTTCTTATATTTTATTTGTGGCCTGTTGAATCTGTCGTAGCTAAACCCATCATCCTGGATGTTAGTGAACTTGTTCTCCCTGAGATGACTTACCCCTTTGCCCTTACTCGCTAAAAGCAGATCAAGATTTTCGTCTATCAGTGTTGACTCGGCTTCGAAAAACCAGCTATTGCCCTTTTTTAACAAAACTCTCATTTCAGCCGTCTGCGGCGGTGAAGTTACAGTGACAGTTTGCCAACCTTCCGGTTTAAATTGTTCGACGGGGATAATAAATCCATCCATCAGTATTGACCTGGAAGAAACTTTGTCTTTGGTGAAAATGAACACATTATTAACCACATCGTAATTATTGATAGTGAATTCACCGTTCCCCGGCAATTTTTCTAATTGCACCCCATAATCAACCTTTAATGATTTCTGATAAAAATCTTGATGATTTATGTTTTTCGAAAACTCCCACTGTGCTGTATTGGTATCAAAGATAATTATTTTTGCCGCATCTTCTTTTTGAATATATGTAATGCCGGATGCGTCTTCTTTATAAAGGTACTCCTGGTCTTGTACTTTTACTGTCAACTCCCCGTCTTTTAGATTAAACCTTTTTTTATTTTTTCAGCGTCTGCAGACGTTGGTTTTTGAGTTTGAATTTTTTCTTTATCGTATAACATCATTAATTCATCTGGAGCCAGAGTGGGTATTGTCTGACGAGACATAAGTAATATCTGTTTGTTAATGTCGGTTATTTTCTGCCAATCTACCTGCTTTCCATCCAGCTGGTTAGCGAACACCTCAAGTGCCGGAGCAATCATCAGCTGAAGTACGCTAAGAGGAGACGAGCTGGGAAGCATAGTCAAAACCTGAGTTAATACCGTGTCAACTTGTCCAGCGATATCGGCCAGATATTGACTGTTTTCATCGGGGGGGCACCCCAGATGCAGGGTATTCTGGTGATGTATAACCTGTGACTCTTCTGCCAGGGCTTTCAGTGGGGAGCCAAGCGTTACACCAACCAGCCTGATAACATCGACCCACGATAAGACTTTGCGCTTATCAATACATGAGAAGTCATACAGCTTTTCAATTTTAACATGGGTGTTTTCTGAGGGTTTTGCGGTAGGCGGAGAACTGTCGCCTGCGCCGTTGTTATTAACATTCGGGGCAATAAAAAATCTCCTTTTATCAAATGGCTTAATTACGGGCCGCGAAGCCCCGCCCGAAGAATGGCTGGCGGCTGTCATACTGAAGGGAATGGTTGAGTTATTCGTTTGCTGTTCGGTCGCCGAACTGGAAAGGGCACCACTTACTTTATGATATTTTCGCTTCGGCTTAATTTTCACTCTATCCGGACTGTTTTGTGCTGGCGGTGATTCAGCAATGTGACGCCTGCCCAGCCCTGATCCCTCTCTGATACTTTTGAGGTGTAAATGCCCTTGCAGGAAATCTGTCAGCCGCGGGCCCGGTGTAGCAGTCGCTTTTTGTGAAGTACCCCAGGCTGGCGTGAAATCTTCTTTTCGGCCATCTCTGTTGACCTGTCTCAAATAAAAACCCGCGCCGGTCAATGCAGCAGCAGCACCCAGAGCGAGTCCGGCTATTCCCTTTAGTGTGAATGGAGGCGGTTTTGGCCAATCGGGTACGTTGAGAGATACACGGACTTCTTCTGCTTCAAGCTGAAGTTTTTTTCCTTGTAACATGACCTCCAGGGCTTCGCTTTCTGCGTGTGCGGCATCACCGCTCAAGGGGTGCCAGTTTACTAACGTTTCCAGTACGCCAACGGAAACTTCTTTAACAAAGCATCGGTAAGATCGGGGTGAAAATGTCTCAACTTCGCTCCTGGCTGACTCAACCATATCGGTCAGGGAGCAGTTTTTATCGTCTTTGGCAAATTGTGCCAGATTGGCAGAGAGATCAGCACCCGGTGGAAATGTCTCCAGAGCAGAGACCTCTTCATTTATGTTTACCATAATGACCTCAGTTGATGGGGGAATATCATTTTGAAAAGGGAGTGGGATGATAGTGAAGATGTAGCGTATTGAATAAAAAAATAAAAATAGTAGATTTGGCTGGGAGTTGGTGACCAGTGAGGTGGATACTGGCCTTCAGGTATCTGGCCCGGCAGGATGAAAACGGGCGCTGACCCGTCGCCCGTCGATAGTTACGCCCTGCTACTGGGTGAGCGCTCGGTTAATTTAATTCTCTCAGAACGCGACCCAATCGTCGCCAGATGGCTTAGCAACCATAGCTTTGGGTACGTTGACCGCTATTTGCCTCGCCAGCGGCCGTGCCTTGGTTACTTCGGTTGCAGATAAGCGGAACCTGGCGACGGAAAGAGTCAGTTCTTCGGTCTGCCGTTCTAACGCGCTGGCGGCTGAAGATACCTGCTCAACCAGTGCGGCGTTCTGTTGGGTTACGCTGTCCATTTCTGAAACTGCACTGGCTACCTGATCGATACCCTTACTTTGTTCCTCAGATGCGCACGAGATCTGCTTCATTATCTCGGTGACTTCATTAACTGACTGCATAATATCCTGCATGTTGCTGCCCGCCTGGCCCACCAGTTTCGAGCCATTTTCCACGCGGGCAACTGAATCGGCGATCAGGGTTTCGATCTCCCTGGCCGCTCCTGCGCTGCGCTGCGCCAGATTACGCACTTCGCTGGCGACCACGGCAAACCCACGCCCCTGCTCCCCGGCTCGCGCTGCCTCCACCGCAGCATTAAGCGCCAGGATATTAGTCTGGAACGCAATGCTGTTAATCACCGAGGTGATATCAGCTATTTTCTTCGAACTGTCAGCGATGCCCTCCATCGTACTCACCACTTCTGTCACCAGTTTGCCGCCTTTACCTGCCGTTAGCGACGCGTTGTCAGCTAATGTGCTGGCCTGACGTGCATGGTCAGCGTTGAGTTTTACCGTGGCGGTGAGTTGTTCCATGCTGGCAGCTGTCTGCTCCAGTGCTGAAGCCTGCTGCTCGGTACGCGATGACAGATCGTTGTTGCCGGTTGAGATTTCAGCCGCACCAAGGTGAATATTGTCGGTTCCACTACGAATTGAACTCACGGCTTCGCGCAGATTGTCCTGCATAGCCTGTACCAGCGGCACCAGTTGACCCACGCAGTTTCGGTTCATATATTGCAGCGGGTGAGTAAGATCACCCTCGGCAATCAAGCGGAAATGTTCGCGCAAAGTATTCAGCGGCCGCACCATCATCGCCATCAAATAGCGGTCGGTAAATATCAAAATGCCTATACCAAACAACAATGCGATTATCAGCACAATTTTGGTGTGGCCGATCAGATCGTCACCGTTGCTGCGGGTTTGATCGAGTTTCATCGCAGCGGCGCTGTTGAACTTTTCCACGCTGGCACCGAAATCACGGCTCAATGCAGGGGTAACGCTACTGGCATGTAAGCGATATTCATCAAGGTTCTGTTGCCGGGCCAGCCGCATCTGCGGCGTGACTCCATCTTCCAGCAACCTCTGCCAGCGTTCAATGACTGCTGAAGTGTATTGTGCATCCAGTTGCCCGGGTGACTGCGCTTTAAACTTTGCCAACAGGGCTGTCATGTTATCCAGCGCCTGCTGGGCCGCGGCCATATCCTGCTGTTTTTTTGAATCCGTAGCCCTTGAGAGGCGGGTAATAGCGCGGAAATATTGGTCGTTGCCTTGACTCAGGGTATTCATCTGGCTGATGAGATCACGGCCCACCGCATCGCCTTTACTCAACTGCCCCAGTGAATAGACGCTGAAAATGCTGACCGTCACCCACATCAGGCAGAACAGCCCCAGAATCCACAACAGGATGGCGCGGATGGTATAGTTTTTTAAGAAATTCATGGTGACTCCGTAGCCCGATGATACCGAATAAGAAATTTTGTTATATAAGTGCTCTATCAACAGGGGTTATCGGCAGCATGGGCGGGAAAATTGAGTTATTTCTTATGTTAATAATGATATTTTTACGCCGACTCAGGCAGTGCAAAGCTCATAACACTTCACCATAACTTTACAATCACAGCGTCATCACGGCTCTTAGTGGCTCAGTTGGACCAGGGCTTTCATCAAAATGCGAAAAACCCGCATTCTGTGGCGCATAAAGCGTTTTTCAATCGCGATATCAGCCAGACCGTTACAACCAAAACGCAGAGTTTGGTCGGTAGAAGAGTGACAGGCGGGCCAGTCAATTTCACCGCTGATCGCGTGGGTACCGGGCGTTGCTTCGCGCGCAAAGTTAAGCCAGTATTCGCTGACGCGTTCGGCAAACTCTTCATCGCCGAGGGTAAACGGTCGCCCGGTCTCTTCCGCCGTGAACTGGCCGAGCGTATTTAGCACGTAGGGAATTTCATTACCGTGCCAGGTGCCATGACGGTAAATATCACGTGAATTTTCAGAAACATAATCAAAATAGTAACGCCAGCACGGCACGGCGATGCGCTGCTGCGCGCGTGAGACGATATACCCCATGATGGTAAAGGACATATCGCGCGCCACCCGCCGCCCCAGTTCGGCATCGTTGCTAACGCCGCGATATAACCATTTGATCATCTGCAGCATCAGCGGATGCTTTTTGCGCATTTCCGCAATCGACCGTGCCGCATCAACGCCAAAGAATTCTAATACGCTGGCTTCGTCACTGTTACTGCCAATGATGAGCGGCAGAGGATGTTGCCTGCCGGCCGTAAACACATCGAGCATTGGAACCGGAAGTACGCGATCGCCAGAGATCGCCACCGGCCCGCAACTCAGGGAGTGATCCAGCGGCAAGAATGCTTCGGCAGGAAGGTCACGTAACTGAGCTGCCGTAGCAGCCGGCAGATTGAAATGGCCAGCCAACTTTTGCCCTTTCTGCAACGCGGCGGCGCGGGGTACATCAGGTAATGTGTAAGCACTCTGCACAATCCCTTTGTGAAATAATCCCTGTGCCAGCGGTGATGTAAAGAGTGAGAGTACGCTGCGTGCACCTGCCGATTCCCCCATCAGAGTGACGTTATGCGCATTACCGCCAAATGCGTGAATGTTACGCTGTACCCAATGCAGGGCGGCGATTTGATCGAGCAAAGCAAAGTTATTGATTTCCTCGCCTTGAGGATATTCTTTGTCCAGCGCCGGATGGGCAAAGAAACCAAAATGCCCAAGACGGTAATTCAGGGTGACGACGATGGCACCACGCTGCGCTAAAGGCGCGCCGCTATAAGGGGTTAACCCCCCTGAACCGATGGTGTAAGCCCCACCGTGGATCCACACCATAACGGGTAGCGGCCGTGAAGGGGTAATATCTGGCGTCCAGACATTGAGATACAGGCAATCTTCGCTTAGTTCACCCGGGTCACCACCGCCCATTGCCATACAGTCGTCACGGTTCTGCCAGCAGGCTGGTCCCCATTTGCCGGCGTCTCTTTCTCCGGACCAGGGCTTGACCGGATGTGGGGCTTTCCAGCGCAGTTCCCCGACAGGAGGAGCCGCATAGGGGATCCCTTTAAAAACGAAAACACCTTCTGCCTCGTTGCCGCGCAGAATGCCTTCGGCTGTCACAATACGTAATCGTTGATCGTTTCTCATTTGCTTATCTACGCCGAAGTAAGTGAATGGTCAGTCTGTCGGCTAAATCATTGGCCAGGCAAGGTCGTCGTCGTATGCAGCCTGAACGCGTTTGCAGAACAATCAGGCCCGGTCGCGCTGCAAATCAAAGCGATACTTGGCGACCAGCATCAGCGTGGTCAATACAGCCGGAATAGCGAGGAAGGAAAAGACATCGGTGATATTCCAGCCCAACGACAGCATCTGCGCCCCGGCAAAAGCACTGAGGATGGCCCCAACCCGGCCCACGCCGTGCATCCAGCTGGAGCCGGTAGCGCGGGCATGCGTAGGATAGAAACTGGCAGAAAGCGCATTCATCCCGGTATTCGCTCCATTCAGGCAAAAGCCACTGCAAAAGGCGATGGAACTCAGCATCAGCGTATCCGCAGGCGCGTAGCCAATGCAGACGGTCGCTATTGCCCCGCTAAAATAGATGCCGGCCAGCGCAAGGTTAGCGTTGAAGCGGTCCATCATCCAGCCGGCGAAAAGAGAGCCTAGCGTACCGCCCGCCTGATAAACAGCAGTGACCAGCGCTGCCTGGCTGACGGTCATGCCGATGTCCTTGACCAGTGACGGCAACCAGGAGCCAATCAGATATACCAGGAACAGCCCCATGAAGTAACTTCCCCACAGCATCACGCTGCCAAAAAGATAGCGACGGGAAAGCACCACTTTGATTGCGCCTTCACCTGCTGCCAGCTCATTGCGGGTAAACACCGTTGAATCAGAAATAATGCCCGGATGCATCTTTTCAACAATTTGGCGGATTTGCCCGGTGGGCGCATTACGGGCAATCATAAACCGAACTGACTCCGGCAAACAGCGTAGCAACAAGGGTACCAACAGCAATGGCAAAACCCCGCCCATTATCAACACCGCATTCCAGCCGTAATGGGGTATCAGCCATGATGCGGCAAATCCGCCGCTGGCTGCTCCGAAGGTGAAACCACAAAACACAACGGTGACCAAAAATGCACGTTTACGCTCCGGCGCATATTCGGCAACCAGCGTGCCGACATTTGGCATTGCAGCGCCCAGCCCCAGCCCGGTCATGAAGCGCAGGAACATCATTTGATCAAGATTCTGAGAAAATGCGGTTCCCAACGTGCACAAAGCGAAGCCGCACACGCTGTAGATAATTATCAGGCGGCGGCCAAAACGGTCAGCCAGTGGGCCGGCAAGCATTGCACCCAATGCAAGGCCAATAAGTGCGGCGCTGATCACCGCTCCCAGCTGATGATTAGTCACCCCCCACGCGCTCTTCAGGGCGGGCGCGATGAACCCCATCATCGCGATATCCATGCCGTCCATAGCGACGACGGCGAAACTCATGGCGATGATGCGTTTTTGATAACTGCTCAACGTTTGCTGATTGATTAACGCTCGGATGTCAATGGCTGCGGTACTCTCCACTTCAGGCTCCCTAACTGGCCAGTGTCAGCGGATTCAGGTTGACCGATCGTCGGCACTGACGAAAAAAAAGTGACCAACATCATAACGGATTGTTATAAATTTCTCTTGAGAATTAACGGTACTTTGTTCATAAAAAGGAAATATTTCAGCTGGGCTGTTGTGCGCTCAGATGATCCTGATGGCCTGCAATTAGTGCAACTTCAGTTGCGGGACGGTTATTGATCAGCAACATCTGCAGCCCGCGTCAGGGGTGGGTGTTTACAAAGGAACAGATTTTGGTAAATGGAGTTATCACTAACCTAAGCGATCCCGGTGACAGCAGTAAAAAGATATGCATCAAATGCCGTAACCTGCTACTTCTGCCCGGGAAGGCAGAGGCTCAGTGAAAGCCCCTTAAAGTTTATCCGATTGATATCGGGGGAGATGCTGAAACTCGGCAGTCAGGATCTGAAACAGAGATCGGAGATGCCCTTCATCATCACCCTGAATGAGAATTTAAAGCGTGATGATTTTTCTTGTAAATTTTGACTTGCGCAGCAGGACGCACAAGATATACGAAAGGGCGAAGGAGAATAAAGAGTAGATCACTATGTATATATAGTTATTTGTCCCGCCAATCATTTCCCTAATCGAATTGTGAATAAAATCGCTGTGCACTTCTACAACGAAAATATTGTGCACCAGATAAATGCCAAGTACGTTTTTACTGATATCGTCAACCACGGCAGGTATTCTGCTGATATTTATATTCACCATAAACAAGAACAGGCAAACGGATGAAGTCAGCAGCAGTATATTGTAGAACTTGCCATAAAAAAAGACCATGCCGGTACGGAATGAGATTAGCGACAAGGCTGTAAATGATCCAACAGAAATGAGCAAAAGCATGATGTGAGTTAAGGAAAAAGACCTGATTTTTGGCTTAACCAAAGCCAAATAACCCCCTATCAGGAAGCTGATTAAACCTTCGGACTGAAACGGCAGCAGGATATTAAAGGGGATTGACTTAAATGAAAATTCATAATCTGTTAATGCGTTGAATAAGGTAAGATTGGCAACGACCACCATGATAATAAGTACCTGCAAAATTCCTTTTGCGTTATCTTCACTGAAAGCGCAGCGTAGTAAAGGCGTCAAGATATAGAGAGCGGTAATTGAGAAGATAAACCAAAGGTGAGTGGCATCGGACAAATTGCCGCTGACATTAACGTATTGCAGGAAAATGACATTTTCAACAGCAGTGAACTGACTGATCAGGTAAGTATCATACAGATAGTAAAAGATTATCCAAAACAGTAAAATCGTCATTAACCTCCTGACCTTGTTAAGGATGTAACCTGTCTGATCCTCATGCTTATTGCTGAGCAAAAAGTAGCCGCTGCAGATAAAAAACACCACCACGCCCCACTGCCCTGATTGCCTGAAAAAGTACAAGAACACATCTTGTTCATTACCGGATAAAAAAAACAGCGTGACGTGAGAGATGATCACAAAAAATATAGCGAGGATCTTTAACAAATCTATAGCCAATATGCGCATTTCCTTGCCTTTTTAATAGATTGAGTTATATAGCTAAATTACCCTCTGTTGCCTTGGGGTATTTTATTATTTGCCGTCTCTTCCCGTCCGGGAACATCCGCTTTATGCACTATGAGATAACCGTCAAATTTATTGACAACTGAAACTGTCAGGCATGTATGCTTTAGCCAGTCAATAGTACGACAAAGATTATCACCAATCAGCAATGTGGCCAGATTATAGCCTTAAGCATTATTAAATCCCATCAATTTTTGTTATGTATATAATCAATCTTGTTTATCCTCATTGTTAATGCTCACGGCCGCCAGGGCTATGATCTTGCGCAAGGCCCTCTCTGTTGCTGTTGCCAGCTTTTAAACAGTTCCCGACGTACCGGGAATTAACGTCAGTCAGGGATGTTTTTTGATACAAACCATCTCAAATTAATAAGGTAAATTTACTACAATAAGGAAAATGGGCCGCGTGAAGAAAGGAAAGTTATTTAATTCTGAAAAATACGTCAACAGGCTAAAGCGGCTTTCACGGCCCCCTGTTTCTGCCAGTAAAAATCCCTGTGGCTATTGCTGCGCTGCTCCGTACCCGGCCCCGGAGTCTTGCGGCCCCGGTCATGTCATGCGTTGTTACTCTCTGCCTCTTATGCCACGAGGCCTGATAAATGATCAACCGACGTAATTTTATTATTAGCTCAGTATGCCTGAGTACCGGAGCAGCTTTTGCCTGTTCCCGCAATGTACCAGTAAAATCGGGTGCCGTGAGTTATCGCCTGCAAACGCACTATGCCCCGATAACCGGGTTTATCAATGATCCTGACGGATTTGTGTTTTACCACGGTGAATATCACCTTCTCCAACGATCAGGGTTAAAAGCTTGAAGCCGGCCGGGACAGTGGGCCTTTTGGCGGGGTTTTATCGATCGATATTCGATGTCAGGCTTTCGGCATCGTTACTTCACCGATCGCTTTTCATGCGCGTTCCCCCCTGGGACCGGGAATACGGATATGCATTTGGTGGGGGGTCGCGCGTTGCTGGAGCTGATCGCCAACGAAGGCGCGGCCTCAGGTACAGCGCTGTACTTCACGGCGATGCCCTTCGACCACATTACGTTGCTGGTCGACGACGGCGAGTCAGTCCTGCACGAATTAAATATCAGGACGTTACGTACCGTGTCCGGATCAGCTAAAGTGACAACGTAGCTTTCCTGAGCGTGGCGCCAGCACTGCGGTCAGGTTGCGTCAACAAACCGCTGAAGCGATCAACGGCTGCGCTTTGCATGCCTTTCCCGATTGTCGAGGCGCGCCGATTCGCTTTTGCGCAGACCGACATA
Proteins encoded:
- a CDS encoding methyl-accepting chemotaxis protein, yielding MNFLKNYTIRAILLWILGLFCLMWVTVSIFSVYSLGQLSKGDAVGRDLISQMNTLSQGNDQYFRAITRLSRATDSKKQQDMAAAQQALDNMTALLAKFKAQSPGQLDAQYTSAVIERWQRLLEDGVTPQMRLARQQNLDEYRLHASSVTPALSRDFGASVEKFNSAAAMKLDQTRSNGDDLIGHTKIVLIIALLFGIGILIFTDRYLMAMMVRPLNTLREHFRLIAEGDLTHPLQYMNRNCVGQLVPLVQAMQDNLREAVSSIRSGTDNIHLGAAEISTGNNDLSSRTEQQASALEQTAASMEQLTATVKLNADHARQASTLADNASLTAGKGGKLVTEVVSTMEGIADSSKKIADITSVINSIAFQTNILALNAAVEAARAGEQGRGFAVVASEVRNLAQRSAGAAREIETLIADSVARVENGSKLVGQAGSNMQDIMQSVNEVTEIMKQISCASEEQSKGIDQVASAVSEMDSVTQQNAALVEQVSSAASALERQTEELTLSVARFRLSATEVTKARPLARQIAVNVPKAMVAKPSGDDWVAF
- a CDS encoding carboxylesterase/lipase family protein encodes the protein MRNDQRLRIVTAEGILRGNEAEGVFVFKGIPYAAPPVGELRWKAPHPVKPWSGERDAGKWGPACWQNRDDCMAMGGGDPGELSEDCLYLNVWTPDITPSRPLPVMVWIHGGAYTIGSGGLTPYSGAPLAQRGAIVVTLNYRLGHFGFFAHPALDKEYPQGEEINNFALLDQIAALHWVQRNIHAFGGNAHNVTLMGESAGARSVLSLFTSPLAQGLFHKGIVQSAYTLPDVPRAAALQKGQKLAGHFNLPAATAAQLRDLPAEAFLPLDHSLSCGPVAISGDRVLPVPMLDVFTAGRQHPLPLIIGSNSDEASVLEFFGVDAARSIAEMRKKHPLMLQMIKWLYRGVSNDAELGRRVARDMSFTIMGYIVSRAQQRIAVPCWRYYFDYVSENSRDIYRHGTWHGNEIPYVLNTLGQFTAEETGRPFTLGDEEFAERVSEYWLNFAREATPGTHAISGEIDWPACHSSTDQTLRFGCNGLADIAIEKRFMRHRMRVFRILMKALVQLSH
- a CDS encoding MFS transporter, which translates into the protein MESTAAIDIRALINQQTLSSYQKRIIAMSFAVVAMDGMDIAMMGFIAPALKSAWGVTNHQLGAVISAALIGLALGAMLAGPLADRFGRRLIIIYSVCGFALCTLGTAFSQNLDQMMFLRFMTGLGLGAAMPNVGTLVAEYAPERKRAFLVTVVFCGFTFGAASGGFAASWLIPHYGWNAVLIMGGVLPLLLVPLLLRCLPESVRFMIARNAPTGQIRQIVEKMHPGIISDSTVFTRNELAAGEGAIKVVLSRRYLFGSVMLWGSYFMGLFLVYLIGSWLPSLVKDIGMTVSQAALVTAVYQAGGTLGSLFAGWMMDRFNANLALAGIYFSGAIATVCIGYAPADTLMLSSIAFCSGFCLNGANTGMNALSASFYPTHARATGSSWMHGVGRVGAILSAFAGAQMLSLGWNITDVFSFLAIPAVLTTLMLVAKYRFDLQRDRA
- a CDS encoding acyltransferase codes for the protein MRILAIDLLKILAIFFVIISHVTLFFLSGNEQDVFLYFFRQSGQWGVVVFFICSGYFLLSNKHEDQTGYILNKVRRLMTILLFWIIFYYLYDTYLISQFTAVENVIFLQYVNVSGNLSDATHLWFIFSITALYILTPLLRCAFSEDNAKGILQVLIIMVVVANLTLFNALTDYEFSFKSIPFNILLPFQSEGLISFLIGGYLALVKPKIRSFSLTHIMLLLISVGSFTALSLISFRTGMVFFYGKFYNILLLTSSVCLFLFMVNINISRIPAVVDDISKNVLGIYLVHNIFVVEVHSDFIHNSIREMIGGTNNYIYIVIYSLFSFALSYILCVLLRKSKFTRKIITL
- a CDS encoding putative secreted protein; its protein translation is MINRRNFIISSVCLSTGAAFACSRNVPVKSGAVSYRLQTHYAPITGFINDPDGFVFYHGEYHLLQRSGLKA